From a single Oreochromis niloticus isolate F11D_XX linkage group LG3, O_niloticus_UMD_NMBU, whole genome shotgun sequence genomic region:
- the LOC106099025 gene encoding uncharacterized protein LOC106099025 isoform X2, whose translation MDGKDSQQEVTDMLTNSSSSNNSLSQPPSSLVMSNHLLYINCLTTRPGSLIYTAYLSFNILLFPLWILILQQWWRKRCTSSAVAMSHSDSFTYHVVVMELICNLGSIFTIYGINSHDSSVMFWGLPLIAFTWVGETFFHILTSVERYLAVVYPITYVSLKYERGVRIRNICIGCIWLLCSVSAGLTEMVDLLVNLMFSLVVLCFIINSFCSLSVLYILIRPGPGEQGATRERSVKLRAFYTILAILGAQVARFLGGLAWGVVNMSGGVNACIINVSNMWFNVPSSLVLPLLFLYREGKFLCCKNNSQ comes from the coding sequence ACATGCTAACCAACTCCTCATCCTCCAACAACTCTCTCTCTCAGCCACCCTCCTCCCTGGTGATGTCTAACCATCTATTATACATCAACTGCCTCACCACCAGACCCGGTTCTCTCATCTATACAGCATATCTTTCCTTCAACattcttctctttcctctctgGATCCTCATCCTCCAACAATGGTGGAGAAAGCGCTGCACCTCCTCAGCAGTTGCGATGAGTCACTCTGACAGCTTCACCTATCATGTGGTTGTAATGGAGCTGATTTGTAACTTGGGAAGTATCTTCACCATTTACGGTATCAATTCACATGATTCAAGCGTAATGTTTTGGGGGTTGCCTCTTATTGCTTTCACCTGGGTAGGAGAGACATTCTTCCATATCCTGACCTCTGTGGAGCGCTATCTGGCTGTTGTTTATCCCATCACCTATGTTAGTCTGAAATATGAAAGAGGGGTCAGAATCAGAAATATCTGCATTGGCTGCATTTGGCTGCTTTGCTCTGTGAGCGCAGGTCTGACAGAGATGGTAGACTTGCTCGTAAACCTGATGTTTAGCCTTGTGGTGTTATGTTTCATCATCAACTCCTTCTGCAGCCTTTCTGTTCTCTACATTTTGATCCGTCCAGGCCCAGGAGAACAGGGTGCAACCAGGGAGAGGTCAGTCAAACTCAGGGCATTCTACACTATTCTGGCCATACTGGGAGCACAGGTGGCGAGGTTCTTGGGGGGTCTAGCTTGGGGTGTGGTCAACATGTCAGGAGGAGTGAATGCATGTATCATAAATGTATCTAATATGTGGTTTAATGTTCCcagcagtctggtgttaccttt